GTTATGAAATCATTGCAGGAGCTCGGGGTAAAGGTTTCGATTGATGACTTTGGCACAGGGTATTCCTCATTAAGTTATTTGCGAAATTTACCGATCGATACGCTGAAAATCGACCAATCATTTATCAATAATCTTCATGACGATCCATCAGACATCGCAATCGTCAAGGCAATCATCACCATGGGCCAGGGACTTTCCGTGAAAATTGTTGCTGAAGGTGTCGAGACGCATGAACAGCTGAATCTCCTAAGGGATTTGGATTGCCATTATGCACAAGGCTATTACATTGAGAAACCCCTGGACATTGCTGCCTTTGAAAAAGGATTCAGGACAATGGAAAAAGTGGAATATACCGTTAGATAAAAAGCCAGAGCCAGCACATTTTGTGCTGGCCCTTTTTTTACGAAATCCTCTCGATTACGGTCCGTTTCCCATTATTCAAAGTTAATTCGAACCTGTCGTTTTGTGTTTCAAAATAATCGAAGTGATGCTGCACGCTGCAGATGAATTCTTCATTATCGAGAATCAAAAAGTTGACTCCTGATACCCCTTGTTCATGATCAAGGAAGGTCAAGTGATTATAACAATAGATGCAATCATAGATTGAAAAATTGAGCGAATTCAATGTGTTGATGAATTGGAGAAAAGCTTCATCATTCAGCTCATCAAGCAAACGCTCGAATGAATAAATAAGCTGTTTCCTGATTCTGACCATTTCCTGGTCCTGTAAATTAATTTTCTCATTGCCGGTCTGAATGCACCCATTATCGAGCAAAAAACCTTTGCACCATTTATTGTTTCGCTGCACTTCAACCTCTTGATGGATGAATTCATCAACAAGTGCGGCTTCATCTGTTTCTTCATCAAAGAAAACCCATTGTGAATTAATATATTCTACTGTCCCGACGTTGAATGCGCGGGGCTGGAATTCAATTAGATTGCTTCGTTGTTGTCGGTTCATTTGGATCCTCCGTTAATTATCGCTCACCTTCTTTGTAGACAGATTTTGGCGAATTTATAACATGATTTGAAAGATAGGCAATTAACCAGTTGAGTTGTATCTGCATAAGATGAGTAATGCTTAAGCTATTATCACGTTAGAGATAGTGCTGAATGACATCAAAAAGTTCCGCTGAAAGGAATGATCAACAATGTGTGGAATAACAGGCTGGATAGATTATCGGAAAAATCTGGATCATGAACGAGAGACCATGGCAAAAATGGCGGAAACTTTAAGTAAAAGAGGTCCCGACGATACCAATGTATGGACTTCGGGGCATGCTGCACTGGGACATAAAAGACTGGTAGTTGTCGACCCCGAGGGCGGCAAACAGCCAATGACCAGGACACAAGGAGATAACCGTTATACCATTTGTTATAACGGAGAACTTTACAATACAGAGGACCTCAGAAAAGCACTGCTATTAAAAGGATATTCCTTTAACGGTCATTCTGATACAGAGGTTTTGCTTACTTCTTTCATGGAATGGAAGGAAGACTGTCTGGAGCATTTAAATGGGATCTTTGCCTTTGCTGTCTGGGATCAACAACAGGAGAAACTGTTCATCGGCCGCGACAGGCTGGGCGTGAAGCCGCTATTTTTCCTCGAAACAGCATCGGGTCTTATGTTTGCTTCTGAGCAAAAGGCATTGCTGGCTCATCCAGAAGTGAAGGCTGAGGTAGACAGAGAGGGACTTTGTGAGGTATTTGGGCTTGGTCCATCCCGTTCTCCAGGGGCAGGTATTTTTAAAAACATGAAGGAGCTCCGTCCTGGCCATGGTCTAACTTTTTCAAAAAATGGGCTTAAAATTTGGAGATATTGGAATGTGAAAAGCGAGCAACACAAGGATACCCTTGATGAAACAGCTGAAAAAGTGCGGGATTTATTCACGGATGCCGTCACCAGACAGCTGGTCTCAGACGTCCCATTGTGTACCTTCCTATCTGGAGGCCTGGATTCTAGCGCCATTACCGCGATTGCTGCAGACCATTATAAAGCGGAGGGCAAGGGCAGCCTGCACACGTACTCAATCGATTACGAAGGCAATGACAAGTATTTCAAGGAAAATGAATTCCAGCCAAATGCAGATGCCTTTTGGATCAATAAAATGACGGAAACATATGGCACTGTTCATCATAACAGCATCATCACACAGCACGATCTGGCAGCCTATCTGACAGAAGCAGTTCATGTCCGGGACCTGCCGGGGATGGCTGACATCGATTCCTCGCTGCTCTGGTTCTGCCGCGAAATCAAACAGGATTTTACCGTAGGACTTTCAGGTGAATGTGCAGACGAGATCTTTGGCGGTTACCCGTGGTTCCACAGGGAGGAGGATTTGAATAGGTCAGGTTTTCCGTGGATGCGTTCGATTAATGAGCGCCAAAACATGCTAAGGGACCATTGGCGGAAAAAATTGAGTCTGGAAGATTATATGATGGCAAAGTACAACGATACCATTGCAGAGGTGCCTGTGCTTGATGGGGAGAGCCATATCGATGCCAAGCGGAGACAACTATTCTATCTAAATATCATCTGGTTCATGACAACACTTTTAGACCGGAAGGACCGGATGAGCATGGGGGCCAGCCTTGAAGTAAGGGTGCCGTTTGCCGATCACCGTCTTGTCGAATATGTCTGGAATATCCCATGGGATATGAAGATGCACGGCAACAGGGAAAAAGGAATCCTCCGCAAAGCATTGGAAGGCACATTGCCAGATGAAGTTTTGTACCGGAAAAAGAGTCCTTATCCGAAGACTCACCACCCGGCCTATACCCAGGCAGTGCAAGGGATGCTTTCAGATTTCATGGCTGATTCGAACAGCGCGCTGCATGAATTCTTTGACAGAGGCACACTGCAAAAAATGATTGAGACCGAGGGAGCATCCTTCAAAGTGCCATGGTTCGGGCAGTTAATGACAGGTCCACAGCTGCTCGCACAGCTGGCACAAATTCATATCTGGTTCAGGGATTACAATATTAATATAGCAGACTAAAAAAGCAAGCCCTGGGATAGGGCTTGCTTAATTGAGTATTTTAAGAGCTTTGGGTCCCGGCGAGTCAGGAGCCCGAACCTATTTGTTAAAATTATTGTACCCTTTTGCGAGGGAATCGCCCTCTATAAGGGTACATTTAAGAGCTAATAGTGCCCTTATGCGAGGGAATCGCCCTCTATAAGGGTACATTTAAGAGCTAATAATACCCTTATGCGAGGGAATTGTCCTCTATAAGGGTACATTTAAGAGCTAATAGTACCCTTATGCGAGGGAATTGTCCTCTATAAGGGTACATTTAAGAACTAATAGTACCCTTATGCAGCGGAATCGTCACCGATAAGGGTACATTTTAGAGGTAACAGTCCCCTTATACACCTATTCTGCCTGCACTGGCTGGGTATCGGGCACGAATGATTTTTTCACCCATACTCTGGATCTCCAGCGCCAGAGCATCAAAAGTCCGCGCAGCCATTCGTCGGCGATGAAGGCGATCCATATTCCAACGAGCCCCATACCTAGATGTATTCCAAGGAAATAGGACAAGGTGACACTGACTCCCCACATTGAGAGGATTCCCATATAAACAGGGAATTTTACATCTCCGGCGGCCCTTAGCGAACTGATCAGTACCAGGTTAAAGGATCTGCCGGGTTCAAGGATGATCGTGAGCAAGATCAAGGTGGTGCCTAGTTCGATGATGCTCATATTATCAGTGAAGATTCCCAGCAGGTCTTTTGAAAAGAAGGAAACAATCGAAGCAGTAACGATGGAAATGATAATCGCCAGCTTCAGGCTTTTTAATGCACGCTTATAAGCATTTTCAATTTCCTTTGCGCCGACCATATGGCCAATCAAAATCTGTGTCCCCTGGCTGATGGCGATGCTGAAAAGGAAGATGAACATCATGACATTCTGGGTATAAACCTTCGCAGTTAGAGCCTGTGTTCCAAGGGTAGCGATAAAATAGGTGATGACCATCTGTGAACCATTGTAGCTCAAATGCTCACCGGCAGAAGGAATCCCGATATTAAGCAGGTTTTTCAAATGTTTCTTTGGAAAACTGAACAGCATCGACAGTGGCAGTGAGCCTGGGATCCTCTTCGACATCACATAAATGGCAGCCAGCAATCCGAGAATCCGGCTGACGGTAGTGGAGATTGCCACCCCTTCTACACCAAGGACCGGGAAGCCAAATGGCCCGAAGATGAACAGATAGTTGCCGATGACATTCAGCACGTTCATGCCGATCGTGACATACATGATATCCCGCGTGAATCCATAGCTGCGAATGATGCTGCTGATTGTCATGATCAGCGATTGGATGAATGAGAAACCGCCGACAATCCGTAAATAGGAGTTGGCTTCATCAAAAAGCTCAGGCGGCAAGTCCATCAATCTAAGCAATTGCTCACTGAAAATGAAAACAGCTGCGCTCAGCATCAAGCCAAATACAAGGTTTGCGCCAATAGAGACAGCTGAAACCTCTCTTGCATCGTCATCCATTTTCGCCCCCAGGTTCTGGGCAACCAGGATGGCAGTTCCTGTCGCAATGAAGCCGAACATAACAATAACCATGGAAAGAATCTGGTTGGAAACTCCGACAGCAGCAACGGAATTATCCGAATACTGGGACAGCATGAGTGTATCCGCATTTCCCATCAGCATATATAGCAGAATTTCAATGAAAAGTGGCCATGTAATGGCAAAAAGCGATAATTTAGCAGTTTTATTCTTCATGTTTTACATCTCCAAGTTGTCATTCAATTCTTTAATTATACAGACTATAGGAGGAAATTGAAGTAAAAATCATTCGTTTTCCGAAAAAACTTTATTCTGAAAAATACATAATCCAGGACTACCAATTCTTCATTAACAAATATGGACAAAATCTTAATGAGGTTTTCTCGAAAAGGGAGGTATTTTACAAAAATCAAACCCCTTTCCAAATCAGGAAAGGGGTGCTATGATTTAAAATTTGAACAATGCGAATCCATTTGCGGCAATTTCAGCTGTAAGGTCATCGCTTTCAGCCGCATATTCTTCACCAGTGTAAATATTGGTGATTTTTTTGCCTTTCAAATTAAATGGCAGATGATAGCTTGCTTCTTCTTCGCTCATATTCACGACGACCAAAATGGTTGTTTCGCCGTTTGATTTTGTATAGGCAAAGCAGCTTTCATGATAATCGGAAGGAATGAAGTGAAGTTCACCTTCATTTGCCAGCAGCGGATACTCTTTACGAAGCTGGATCATTTTCTGGACATGCTCGAACATTTCCTTGTTCTGATCTTCTTCATTCCACTTCATGCACTCGCGGCAGCCTGGATCCTGCGGGCCGCTCATGCCGATTTCATCCCCATAATAAATACACGGAGTGCCGATGTAAGAAAGCAATACAGTAAAGATTTGCTTCAGTTTACCCTCATCATGCCCGCATTCTGTCAAGATCCTTGGAGTATCATGGCTGCCAATTAAATTAAAGGCCACTTCGTTGACGTTTTTAGGATACATATGATTGACGGTCGTCATGTTCTCAATAAATTCTTTTACCGAAATAGTCCCGCGTGCAAACAGATTCAGGATATTGGTCGTGAACGGATAGTTCATGACAGCATCGAATTGGTCGCCGCGCAGCCATGGCATCGAATCATGCCAGATTTCACCGAGAATATAGAGGTCAGGCTTGATTGCTTTCACTTCCGTTCGGAATTTCCTCCAGAAAGAATGGTCGACTTCATTGGCAACATCAAGCCTCCATCCATCGATATCGAACTCACGCACCCAATAGCGCCCGACTTCAAGCAGATATTCAATGACTTCAGGGTTTTCGGTATTCAGCTTAGGCATTGATTTTTCAAAAGCGAAGGTATCATAGTTTGGCCTTGGCTCCATTACTAGCGGAAACTCGTTAGTGTGGAACCAGTCTTTATAAGGAGATTCTTCCCCTTTTTCGAGAACATCCTGGAACTGAGGGAAGTAAAATCCGCTGTGGTTGAAGACAGCGTCCAGCATTACCTTGATGCCATGCTCATGGCATACCTGTACCAGTTTCTTCAACGTTTCTTTGTCCCCGAATTGCGGATCGATTTCCATATAGTCGATCGTATCGTATTTATGGTTCGAATAGGCTTTAAAAATAGGCGTAAAATATATACCGGTGATGCCCAGCTTGGCCAAATAGTCGATATTATTGATTACACCCTGCAGGTCGCCTCCAAAGAAATTATCCCTCTCTGGAGGAGCACTGCCCCATGGCAAAGCCCCTTCTGGATCATTTGATGGATCTCCGTTGCCAAAGCGTTCAGGGAAGATCTGATACCAGACTGTATCTTTGACCCATGATGGAGCACGGAACACATCGATATTATTAAGGTAAGGGAAGGCAAAATAATAGCCTGTATCATCCAACGGAGGTTCGTCATAAAAACCTTTTTCAGTTAGACAAGCTGTTTCGTTTCCATCATTTAAAATAAATCCATAACGCATCCTGCGGAAGGGAGGTTTTATAGCGACAAACCAATAATCGAATAACTGATCTGATCCGCTTTTAATCATCGGAACGGTATTCGTCATCCATTTTCCATCCTGCCAGTCATATGGATCGCCATTCAGAAGGGAAACTTCTTTTATATCATCTTTTTTTGTGCGTATGCGGATATGTAATTCTTCATTAGTGCAAGCGTATGCATAATTGTCTTTAGGACGGTGGTAAATCGCTTCTTTTAACAAGGGGAGACCATTCCTTTCTTTTATAAGGTGACGATTTAAAACATAGAGTAGATTTGTCATAGCTCTGCCTGGTGAAATATTAACGGGAAGAGCTACATTATATCAAGATTAAAACAAGGGTAGAACACTCATTTTGAAATGTCAATCATTAAAAAGTTGATTCACAAAACTTTAACGATTTGGACGGACTTTAAAAAAAAATAAAAAAATTAGTTGTCAAAAAGAATTAAGTCTTTATAATAAGAAGTAGGTTGTGCAATCGTTTTCATAGAGTTGCAAACTGAATTACAAACGTTTGCACAGATAGGGAAACCGTCTGCACAATGAAAAAGCAATTACACATTTTTAGGAGGGGTATACACATGAAAAAGGCATTGTCGATTTTCATGATGCTGGTCTTAATGATCGGCGCACTTGCTGCTTGCGGACCTAAAGAAGAAGAAGACACAGGTTCAAAAGACAACGGCGAAAAAACAGAAGACGCTTCTAAACCAGAGAAGCTAGTAGTTTGGGAAGACAAAGATAAGTCTGGCTGGCTAGAAAAAGTAGCAGCAGACTTCGAAAAAGAACACGGTGTTAAAATCGAGTTCAAAGAAGTAGAAATGGCTACAAAAATGAAAGAACAATTACGTCTTGACGGTCCTGCGGGAACTGGCCCGGACATCATCACTCTTCCACATGACCAAATCGGTGAGCTTGCAGTTCAGGGACACATCGCTGAACTTAATGTAAGCGACGATGTGAAGAGCACTTTCTCTGAGTCTTCAATCTCAGCTCAAACTTTCGATGGTAAATTATACGGACTTCCAAAGTCTGCTGAAACTCCAGTATTCATCTACAACAAAGCTCTTATGACTGAAGTTCCTGCTACAATGGAAGATCTTTACGAATTCGCAAAAGCTAACACTAAAGATGGTAAATACGGTTTCCTTGCACTTTGGGATAACTTCTACTTTGCACACGCACCAATTGGCGGTAACGGCGGATATGTATTCGGTGAAAAAGATGGCGCTCTTGATCCAAAAGATCTTGGACTGAACAACGAAGGTGCTGTAAAAGGTACTGAGTACATCCAAAAATGGTACTCTGAAAAGCTTTTCCCTAATGGAATCATCGGTGAAAACGGCGGTTCTGCTATGGACGGACTATTCAACGAAGGTAATGTTGCTTCTGTTATGAACGGACCATGGGCATTCGGCGGCATGAAAGACGCTGGCATCGACTTCGGTGTAGCTCCATTCCCTAAATTTGCTGACGGTACTCCAATGAAGACTTTCATGGGTGTTAAAGGCTGGCACGTATCTTCTTATTCTAAGAACCAGGAATGGGCAACTAAGTTCCTTGAGTTCATTACGAACGACGAAAACGCTAAGTACCGTTTCGAGCAAACAGCTGAAGTACCAACTAACGTAGCTCTAGTTGACGACCCAGCTCTTGCTGAAAACGAAGGTGCTAAAGCTGTTGCACTTCAAACGCAAGACGCAGTTCCAATGCCAAACATCCCAGAAATGGGTGAAGTTTGGGCACCAATGGCTAGCGCATTGCAAACTGTTGTAACTGGCAAAGCAGAGCCAAAAGCAGCTCTTGATTCAGCTGTAAAACAAATCGAGCAAAATATTGAGCAAAACCACGCTAAATAATAGTGCCAATAGATATAGCAGTACCTCCCATGGGGGGTACTGTTATATTTTCCAGTAGTATATTCCATTTTCTGTGTTTTCTTAAGCGGTATGTGAAAAGTCACAAAGTTTACGAAAACTGCAGTAAAAAAGTCTTTCATTGGGCAAACGGTTGCGCTAAAATAGAGATAAGTTAATCAGGTGCTTCATAAGAGTGAAAACAAGAGTTTTCGGAATAATACAGGAAGAGGAATTCCTTCTGTATGAATGACAATGTATTCGTTCTCATAAAGCATCTGATGCTTTTACCAAGGTTTCTTCGCAGGGATTGCAGTTTTTCCATTGCTGTTTCCATTCTCTATCAAAGAAGCTGTTTGATCGGGACTGGTTCAAAGGAAGCAAGAAAAGCGGGTTACACGATGAGAAGCCTTAAAAAACATAGAAAGAGAAAGGGGAATATAGGATGAAAGAGAAGTCCTATCAAACCAACCACCGCAGAATAGCAACAGCCCTTTCGATTATTCCAGGGCTAGGACAGCTATACAACAAACAATATTTAAAAGGGATCGCATTTTTAGTTTTGACCGGTGCATTCTTCGGAGTGTTCTCAGACCTGCTCAATATGGGTCTATGGGGACTGTTTACACTAGGAGAACAGACGCCGCGTGACCACTCTATCTTCTTGATGGTCGAAGGTATCTTGGCACTCATTGTCCTGCTTTTTGGAATCGGTTTCTATCTGTTCAACTTAAATGACGCATATAAAACCGGATTGAAAAGAGACATGGGAGAGCGACTAAGCACTGTCAAAGAGCAATACAATAACCTGATTGATAATGGATTCCCATACTTGATCATGTCACCGGGATTCCTGCTTCTTATTTTCGTCGTTGTATTTCCAATCATTTTCGTAGTCTTGCTTGCTTTTACGAACTACGATCTATATCATTCACCGCCTGCAAAGCTTGTTGACTGGGTCGGCCTGAAAAACTTCTTCGATCTGTTCCAGCTGCAATCATGGCGTGAGACATTCTTCTCCGTTCTTTCATGGACAATCATCTGGACATTCGTTGCAACTACATTCCAGGTTGCCCTAGGAATGTTCCTGGCAATCTTGGTGAACCAGAAGGATGTAAAAGGAAAAGCAATCATCCGTACAGTATTCATCCTGCCTTGGGCAGTACCAGCATTCGTTTCCATCCTAGTATTCGCAGGTATGTTCAACGAATCATTCGGTGCGATCAACCGTGACATCCTTGGATTCTTTGGAATCGATCCAATTCCATGGATGACTGAAGCGATGTACACAAAAATCGCCTTGATCATGATCCAAACATGGCTTGGTTTCCCGTTCATCTTCGCGATGGTAACAGGGGTACTTCAATCCATCCCGGAAGAATTGTACGAAGCCGCCACTGTGGACGGCGCGACAAACTTCCAGAAATTCAAGAACATCACATTGCCGCTCGTGCTATTCGCTACAGCGCCAATCCTGATTACGCAATACACGTTCAACTTCAATAACTTTAATATCATTTATCTCTTCAACGGCGGAGGACCTGCAGTTTCTGGCGCGAATGCCGGCGGAACAGATATCCTGATTTCGTGGATTTACAGCCTGACAATGACATCTGCACAATATTCCAAAGCTGCTGCCATTACCATGCTGCTATCATTGATCGTTATCGGTGTAGCTTTATGGCAGTTCAAGAGAACGAAATCATTCCAAGAAGAGGATATGATGTAATATGAGTATCAAACGACAGAAATATCTCAGACTGACATTAACGTACCTTGTGATTTTGGCTATGTTCGCGATTATTATTTATCCGCTCCTCTGGATTGTCGGTTCTTCTTTCAATCCAGGGCAGAGCTTGTCCGGTTCTAGCATCATCCCAAAAAATGCTACGCTTGATCACTATAAGGAACTGTTCGATACTAATCAGAGCGCATACTTATACTGGTACTGGAATTCATTGAAGGTAAGTGTACTGACAATGGTGTTTACAGTCATCCTTGTCAGCCTTACAGCGTATTCATTTTCACGCTACCGTTTTATCGGTCGTAAGAACAGCTTGATGACATTCCTGATCCTGCAGATGATTCCAAACTTTGCAGCGCTGATCGCGATTTTCATCCTTGCTCTATTAACTGGCCTTCTTGATACTCACTTAGGCTTGATCCTTGTATACGTTGGGGGTGCAATCCCAATGAATACATGGCTGATGAAAGGATATCTTGATACAATCCCGAAAGAACTAGATGAATCAGCTAAAATGGACGGTGCCGGCCACCTCAGGATCTTCTTCCAGATCGTCATGCCGCTTGCGACACCGATCATCGCTGTAGTAGCATTGTTCGCATTCATCGCTCCATTCGGAGATTTCATCCTTGCGAGAATCCTTTTAAGAACGGAAGAAAAATACACACTTGCTGTTGGACTATATGATATGGTTGCCAAACAGTTCGGTGCAGAATTCACGACGTTCGCTGCAGGTGCAGTACTAATCGCGGTACCGATTGCAATCCTGTTCTTGTCATTCCAAAAATACTTTGTTTCTGGTTTGACGGCAGGAGGAACAAAAGGATAATCTATTAGGGCAGAAACATTTTAAGCAAAGGCCATATTTGGCCTTTGCTTAAATTATGAGGAGGAC
The window above is part of the Mesobacillus jeotgali genome. Proteins encoded here:
- a CDS encoding DUF2777 domain-containing protein encodes the protein MNRQQRSNLIEFQPRAFNVGTVEYINSQWVFFDEETDEAALVDEFIHQEVEVQRNNKWCKGFLLDNGCIQTGNEKINLQDQEMVRIRKQLIYSFERLLDELNDEAFLQFINTLNSLNFSIYDCIYCYNHLTFLDHEQGVSGVNFLILDNEEFICSVQHHFDYFETQNDRFELTLNNGKRTVIERIS
- the asnB gene encoding asparagine synthase (glutamine-hydrolyzing), whose amino-acid sequence is MCGITGWIDYRKNLDHERETMAKMAETLSKRGPDDTNVWTSGHAALGHKRLVVVDPEGGKQPMTRTQGDNRYTICYNGELYNTEDLRKALLLKGYSFNGHSDTEVLLTSFMEWKEDCLEHLNGIFAFAVWDQQQEKLFIGRDRLGVKPLFFLETASGLMFASEQKALLAHPEVKAEVDREGLCEVFGLGPSRSPGAGIFKNMKELRPGHGLTFSKNGLKIWRYWNVKSEQHKDTLDETAEKVRDLFTDAVTRQLVSDVPLCTFLSGGLDSSAITAIAADHYKAEGKGSLHTYSIDYEGNDKYFKENEFQPNADAFWINKMTETYGTVHHNSIITQHDLAAYLTEAVHVRDLPGMADIDSSLLWFCREIKQDFTVGLSGECADEIFGGYPWFHREEDLNRSGFPWMRSINERQNMLRDHWRKKLSLEDYMMAKYNDTIAEVPVLDGESHIDAKRRQLFYLNIIWFMTTLLDRKDRMSMGASLEVRVPFADHRLVEYVWNIPWDMKMHGNREKGILRKALEGTLPDEVLYRKKSPYPKTHHPAYTQAVQGMLSDFMADSNSALHEFFDRGTLQKMIETEGASFKVPWFGQLMTGPQLLAQLAQIHIWFRDYNINIAD
- a CDS encoding MATE family efflux transporter — encoded protein: MKNKTAKLSLFAITWPLFIEILLYMLMGNADTLMLSQYSDNSVAAVGVSNQILSMVIVMFGFIATGTAILVAQNLGAKMDDDAREVSAVSIGANLVFGLMLSAAVFIFSEQLLRLMDLPPELFDEANSYLRIVGGFSFIQSLIMTISSIIRSYGFTRDIMYVTIGMNVLNVIGNYLFIFGPFGFPVLGVEGVAISTTVSRILGLLAAIYVMSKRIPGSLPLSMLFSFPKKHLKNLLNIGIPSAGEHLSYNGSQMVITYFIATLGTQALTAKVYTQNVMMFIFLFSIAISQGTQILIGHMVGAKEIENAYKRALKSLKLAIIISIVTASIVSFFSKDLLGIFTDNMSIIELGTTLILLTIILEPGRSFNLVLISSLRAAGDVKFPVYMGILSMWGVSVTLSYFLGIHLGMGLVGIWIAFIADEWLRGLLMLWRWRSRVWVKKSFVPDTQPVQAE
- a CDS encoding alpha-glycosidase, which translates into the protein MLKEAIYHRPKDNYAYACTNEELHIRIRTKKDDIKEVSLLNGDPYDWQDGKWMTNTVPMIKSGSDQLFDYWFVAIKPPFRRMRYGFILNDGNETACLTEKGFYDEPPLDDTGYYFAFPYLNNIDVFRAPSWVKDTVWYQIFPERFGNGDPSNDPEGALPWGSAPPERDNFFGGDLQGVINNIDYLAKLGITGIYFTPIFKAYSNHKYDTIDYMEIDPQFGDKETLKKLVQVCHEHGIKVMLDAVFNHSGFYFPQFQDVLEKGEESPYKDWFHTNEFPLVMEPRPNYDTFAFEKSMPKLNTENPEVIEYLLEVGRYWVREFDIDGWRLDVANEVDHSFWRKFRTEVKAIKPDLYILGEIWHDSMPWLRGDQFDAVMNYPFTTNILNLFARGTISVKEFIENMTTVNHMYPKNVNEVAFNLIGSHDTPRILTECGHDEGKLKQIFTVLLSYIGTPCIYYGDEIGMSGPQDPGCRECMKWNEEDQNKEMFEHVQKMIQLRKEYPLLANEGELHFIPSDYHESCFAYTKSNGETTILVVVNMSEEEASYHLPFNLKGKKITNIYTGEEYAAESDDLTAEIAANGFALFKF
- a CDS encoding extracellular solute-binding protein, which encodes MKKALSIFMMLVLMIGALAACGPKEEEDTGSKDNGEKTEDASKPEKLVVWEDKDKSGWLEKVAADFEKEHGVKIEFKEVEMATKMKEQLRLDGPAGTGPDIITLPHDQIGELAVQGHIAELNVSDDVKSTFSESSISAQTFDGKLYGLPKSAETPVFIYNKALMTEVPATMEDLYEFAKANTKDGKYGFLALWDNFYFAHAPIGGNGGYVFGEKDGALDPKDLGLNNEGAVKGTEYIQKWYSEKLFPNGIIGENGGSAMDGLFNEGNVASVMNGPWAFGGMKDAGIDFGVAPFPKFADGTPMKTFMGVKGWHVSSYSKNQEWATKFLEFITNDENAKYRFEQTAEVPTNVALVDDPALAENEGAKAVALQTQDAVPMPNIPEMGEVWAPMASALQTVVTGKAEPKAALDSAVKQIEQNIEQNHAK
- a CDS encoding sugar ABC transporter permease; translated protein: MKEKSYQTNHRRIATALSIIPGLGQLYNKQYLKGIAFLVLTGAFFGVFSDLLNMGLWGLFTLGEQTPRDHSIFLMVEGILALIVLLFGIGFYLFNLNDAYKTGLKRDMGERLSTVKEQYNNLIDNGFPYLIMSPGFLLLIFVVVFPIIFVVLLAFTNYDLYHSPPAKLVDWVGLKNFFDLFQLQSWRETFFSVLSWTIIWTFVATTFQVALGMFLAILVNQKDVKGKAIIRTVFILPWAVPAFVSILVFAGMFNESFGAINRDILGFFGIDPIPWMTEAMYTKIALIMIQTWLGFPFIFAMVTGVLQSIPEELYEAATVDGATNFQKFKNITLPLVLFATAPILITQYTFNFNNFNIIYLFNGGGPAVSGANAGGTDILISWIYSLTMTSAQYSKAAAITMLLSLIVIGVALWQFKRTKSFQEEDMM
- a CDS encoding sugar ABC transporter permease; the encoded protein is MSIKRQKYLRLTLTYLVILAMFAIIIYPLLWIVGSSFNPGQSLSGSSIIPKNATLDHYKELFDTNQSAYLYWYWNSLKVSVLTMVFTVILVSLTAYSFSRYRFIGRKNSLMTFLILQMIPNFAALIAIFILALLTGLLDTHLGLILVYVGGAIPMNTWLMKGYLDTIPKELDESAKMDGAGHLRIFFQIVMPLATPIIAVVALFAFIAPFGDFILARILLRTEEKYTLAVGLYDMVAKQFGAEFTTFAAGAVLIAVPIAILFLSFQKYFVSGLTAGGTKG